CCGAGGTTGTGCGGCCAACCGCTTCCGAGCACAGCCACCACCGCGGCGGTCAGGGCCGCCGCACGGAACTGCGGCCTGTCCAGCAGCGGCACCACCAGCACCGAGAAAGTCAGGGGCAGGGCGAAGCCGAGTTCAAACCGGGCCGGGATGGTCTCGCCCAGCACCGCGCCCAGGCACGCCCCCAGCTGGTACACGCCCCACATGGTCGCGGCGGCCCCGAAGTAGAAGTACACGCTCGTGCCGCCCTCTCGCGTGCGCTGGTCCACCATGGTGAGACCATAGGCTTGGTCCGAGAGTATGTACGAACCGAACAGACGGCGAAAGAGGCTCAGACCCTGCAGGTGAGGCGCCATACCCGCGCTGTAGAGCAGAAACCGGAGATTGATGACGACGCCAGCGGTCAGGACCAGCAGCATGCCGCTGCCGTCGCCCAGCATGTCGTACATGACGAGCTGCGCGGCGGCCGCATAGATGATGAACGACGCGGCCACAGCCTGGAGCGTGCTCATGCCGCAGGCGACGGCGGCCACGCCGGTGACCATGGCGATGGGGATGACGCCCAGCAGCACGGGCAGGATGGCCCTGGCACCTCGCAGAAACTCCTTCCGGCCGTCCTGCCCTTCGGGACGCGTCCCGCCGTTTCTGAAATCCGTCAAAATTTTCTCCTTCAGTACATTCCCTGCCTCACCGACACGACTACAACGCACAAGTCGTTCTTGGTGGATTTGTCAACGGAAATAGCGAGCAGCGGACTACATCGGATAAGACTTGAGCGGCATCCCTGACAGCCCTGTTTCCGGACGATCGCTCCTTCAAATCAATGCATCCATGTTTGACCGCATTCGTGACTTGGGCCTATAGGACCAATACGGTTTGCGGCGGGTCGTGACCTGCCGGTCCGGGTACACGACGAACAGGGAGGCCACATGATATCCTTGAAAGTGAACGACACGGTCCATGAAATTGACGTGGACCCGGATACGCCCCTGCTGTGGGTGCTGCGCGACAGCCTGGGGCTGACCAGCGTCAAATACGGCTGCGGCGAGGGTGCCTGCGGCATCTGCACCGTGCTGGTGGACGGACACGCCGAGCGGTCCTGCGTCATGCCCGTGGAGAGTGTCCAGGGGAGCGAGATCCTGACCATCGAAGGCCTGCCCGCCGAGCACCCCGTGAAAGTGGCCTGGACCGAGGCGCAGGTGCCCCAGTGCGGTTACTGCCAGACAGGCATGATGCTCAGGGCCGTGGATGTGCTGACGGGCAATCCCGAACTCTCGGAACTGGAGATGGCCGAGGCCATGGACGACATGGCCTGCCGGTGCGGGTCGCACCCGCGCATCATCCCCGCCATGCGCCGGGCCGCGCAGAAGATGAAATAGGAGGACGCCATGAGTGAAGACATGTCCAGACGATATTTCATCCGGAGCGGACTTCTTGTCCTGGCGGCCGCCAT
This genomic interval from Deltaproteobacteria bacterium HGW-Deltaproteobacteria-18 contains the following:
- a CDS encoding branched-chain amino acid ABC transporter permease; its protein translation is MTDFRNGGTRPEGQDGRKEFLRGARAILPVLLGVIPIAMVTGVAAVACGMSTLQAVAASFIIYAAAAQLVMYDMLGDGSGMLLVLTAGVVINLRFLLYSAGMAPHLQGLSLFRRLFGSYILSDQAYGLTMVDQRTREGGTSVYFYFGAAATMWGVYQLGACLGAVLGETIPARFELGFALPLTFSVLVVPLLDRPQFRAAALTAAVVAVLGSGWPHNLGFFAGALAGIAAGFAYQRVTTGKVLDA
- a CDS encoding (2Fe-2S)-binding protein, with product MISLKVNDTVHEIDVDPDTPLLWVLRDSLGLTSVKYGCGEGACGICTVLVDGHAERSCVMPVESVQGSEILTIEGLPAEHPVKVAWTEAQVPQCGYCQTGMMLRAVDVLTGNPELSELEMAEAMDDMACRCGSHPRIIPAMRRAAQKMK